DNA from Streptomyces sp. Edi4:
ACAGCACCCCGGGCACCCGCCTCACGGTCACCGGATACGTCTTCAGCCGGACCTGCCGGCCGATCGCCGGAGCCCTCCTCGACTTCTGGCAGGCCGACGACAACGGCGACTACGACAACACCGGGTACGCGTTCCGCGGCCATCAATTCAGCACCGATCAGGGGGCGTTCAGCCTGACCACCATCGTGCCCGGGCTCTACCCGGGCCGCACCCGGCACATCCACGTCAAGCTGCAATCCCCCGGCCAGCCGATCATCACCACCCAGCTGTACTTCCCCGGGGAACCCCGCAACAGCACGGACACCATCTTCGACGCGCGTCTGCTCATGAACGTCCGCCAGGTCGGCCCCGCACGGGAAGGCACGTACGACTTCGTGCTGGACGCGCCCCAAGGCCCCACCAACCCGCCCACCACCCCACCCACCACACCCCCGTCGGGCACCTGGACGGCGGGCACGTCCTACCGTGCCGGCGACGTGGTCACCTACGGCGGCTCCTCGTACCGCTGCCTCCAGGCCCACACCGCCATCACCGGATGGGAGCCGCCGAACGTCCCAGCCCTCTGGCAGCGCGACTGACGCCGGAGCGGCGGCCTCGTCTCGATAGTCTGCATGGCGTGATCAACTCATACGCGGGTTTCGACGACGCCGCGGTCGCGACAGCCGGGGCGAGGGCCGGCGCGGACGTGATCCGCGACCTGTACGGCCGGCGGCTGGACCGCGTCGACAAGGGTGGCGGGGACTTCGCCACCACCGCCGATGTGGAGGCCGAGGCAAGGATCCTTGGCGTCATCCGTGCCGCCCGCCCCGATGACGCGGTGCTCGGCGAGGAAGGCGGCCGGCGGGGCGCCGTCGACGCCGCGCGCCAGTGGTTGGTGGATCCTCTGTGCGGCACGCTGAATTACGCCGTCGGCAACATGCTGGTGGCCGTCAACGTGGCGCTGCTCGGCGGGGCGGCGGCGGTGGCCGATCCGTTCAGCGGGGAGATTTTCTTCACCGACGGGGAGACTGCCTGGGTACGACGTGACGGGGCCGACGACACTCCGTTGAGGCCGTCGCCCGCTTCCCGGTTGGTGGATGTCAACCTGGATCCACCGTTCCCGAGTGCGCCCGGCTTCCGGGCCGTGGATCTGCTGGGCCGGCCTGAGTTCGTCGAACGGTTCCGGCCTCGGGTCGTGTCCACGACGTTGGCGCTGACCTGGGTCGCCGCCGGCAAGCGCGCCGCGTATGTCACCGACGGCGGCGGCCTTTCCAGGAGCGTGCACTTCGCGGCAGGCATCGCGTTGTGCCGGGCCGCCGGCTGCGTAGTCACCGGGATCGACGGCGCCCCGATCCATGAGACGGACCGTGGGCTCGTGGTCGCGGCCGACGACGAGACTCACGGATTGCTCATGTCGATGATGCGTAGCCGAAGGTAGTGCTGTGACCGCATGGGTTTCGCCGGGACCGGGCGTTGGTGTCGGGAAGGTCCCATCAGTGGCGGATCTGCTGATCACGAGAGACGCCGAGGACCACCGAGGAGTTCAACTGAACCGGGCGTTCCGTCGCGGGGGAAGTGTGGGTCGCCGGTCTGGCCCGGAGGTGCGACAGCCGGCGCCGAAGGGATGACCCCCGTCCATCCCTCGGCGCCGGCCTCCGGCGCGCGGTCAGCGCCAGGTCTGGTTGCGGTTGTGGGTGCAGGCCATCATGCGCAGCCCGTACTCGCTGTCGTCGAGGCACAGGCCGGTGGCCTGGTTCTCGAAACTCACCTGGTCGCCCCGCGCGTACACCCACCAGCTCTGCTGCTTGGAGGAGTCGCAGGCCGTGGTGTACGGGTGGCTCCCGGCTCCCACCCCGCCGTACATGCAGCGACCGGTCGAAACGTTGCGGAACTGGCGGGTGCCGTCCTCCTGCCAGATGCGTACGTTCCAGTTCTGGAAGTCGCTGTTGTTGCAGCCGAACCCCCGGAAGCCGTACGGGAAGCTGTCGTCGAGGCAGCCGCCGGTAGCCATGTTGCCGAAGTGCTCGACCGCCGCCGGTGAGACGGCGCTCGACGGGGCGACAGCGCTCGCCGCGGCGACCCGGCTGATCTCGGACGATGGCTCGTCCGCGCTTGCGACGCCGACCACTGCCGTGCTCAGGCACGCGGCGGAGGCGAGGGCGACGGCCGTCTGGCGCAGCCGCCGTCCGGACATCAGGTGCTGGACGTTCACGATGTTCCCTTTCAGTGGTGCGGTTGCCGGTCCGTACTCCCCGGTCACGGGTATTCGCAGTACACGGGGCCGGAGTTGGTCTCGACCGGCACGCCGGGCACCGGGCCGTCGTTGGAGCCGCCGCTGACGTACACGGCGCTCACCCAGCCCAGCCACCCGCCCGGCGTGACGATCTCGACCCAGTAGTGGTTGTAATAGGGGCCGTCGGAGACGCGCCCGTCCCACCGCTGGCAGAACGCCTGCACGTTCACGTTGGTGAGCCGCTCCTGCGAGGCCAGTCCGCAGGAGGTGTTCGAACACTCACGTACACGTACCTGACTGGCCCAGATGTGGACGGTTGACGTCTTGATGTCGGCCTGCGCGGGAGCCGCCATCAGGCCCAGCGCGGCGGTCAGGCCGAGCAGGGTGGCGCACAGCGCCCGCAAGGAGAACATTCGGGTCATGGACTTCGAGGACACAGCGGGTGCCCCTCTCGGTTTCGGTGGACGGTGGTGACTCGTCATCCGGGAGACGGTGTCCACGGACCCCTCGTATGAGCGGCCGCGCCACCGTTCTTCGGTCTCAGCGGCAGTCGGAGTCGGTGGACAGGCCGGGTACCGGCTGATCGTTGTCGCCGCCGCGCACGTACACCGCGCTGATCCAGCCGATCGGGCCGCCGGCGTTCACCTGTACCCACCAGTTGTTCCGATAGGGCCCGTCCACCACCTCAGTGCTCTGCCGCTGGCAGTACGCCGTCACCCACCGCTTGCCGATCTGCGCGTGACCGATCGGCGGGCAGCTCGCCGAGGTACCCGCGCATTCCCGTACGTTCACGCCGGTCGCCCACACGTACACCTGGGCGTCCGACGGGGACGCCTGGGCCGAGGTGGGAAGCATGAGGGGAAGCGCGGCGGCCGTCGCGACGGCGCCGGCCGGGATCGCGCGCCGCAGAGAACGCGCCGCCGCGCGCAGGGTGTTCGTCATCGTCATCTCCTCGCTCGGTGACTTGTCGTCACAGAGCGGACGTGGCGCGTTCCCGGTCCGTATGAGTGCCCCTCGCGGGCGGGCACGGCAAGGGCAGGCAACAGGGGCAAGGGAGGGCAAGGGAGAGCGAGTTACGTGCGGCGCGCTTCCGTCCGCTCCAGCACTCGGGGGTATGAGCCACGATCCTGATCTGCGGAGCGCTCGAAACCGGACAATTACCTGCGGCGTGCGACACCCGCACCCGTCGTGCGGATATCGTTGTCGGGCCTTGTGCGGGATCGATGCTTGCCGGGGAACGATGATCGAAGTGCGCCTGCTCGGGCCGGTCGAGGTGTGGGACGACGGGAAGCGAAATCTGTCTCTTGGCGGATCGAGACCCGTGGCGTTGCTGTCCGCGCTCGTCGTGCATCTGGGCGAAGTCCTCTCCACCGCAAAGCTGGTGGACCTCGTGTGGGAGGAACGCGCCCCGGCGACCGCCGGCGCGCTGGTCGCCTCGCACGTCGCCGCCGCCCGTCGCGCCCTGG
Protein-coding regions in this window:
- a CDS encoding carbohydrate-binding protein, whose protein sequence is MPADEKPLEGPAESAKSPRISRKAVLRAAAALSAAPLLVRGGVALARDRGTATRPLEVTPQCHDGDETTIEQIEGPYFKPNSPLRASLITDSTPGTRLTVTGYVFSRTCRPIAGALLDFWQADDNGDYDNTGYAFRGHQFSTDQGAFSLTTIVPGLYPGRTRHIHVKLQSPGQPIITTQLYFPGEPRNSTDTIFDARLLMNVRQVGPAREGTYDFVLDAPQGPTNPPTTPPTTPPSGTWTAGTSYRAGDVVTYGGSSYRCLQAHTAITGWEPPNVPALWQRD
- a CDS encoding RICIN domain-containing protein, yielding MNVQHLMSGRRLRQTAVALASAACLSTAVVGVASADEPSSEISRVAAASAVAPSSAVSPAAVEHFGNMATGGCLDDSFPYGFRGFGCNNSDFQNWNVRIWQEDGTRQFRNVSTGRCMYGGVGAGSHPYTTACDSSKQQSWWVYARGDQVSFENQATGLCLDDSEYGLRMMACTHNRNQTWR
- a CDS encoding inositol monophosphatase family protein; its protein translation is MINSYAGFDDAAVATAGARAGADVIRDLYGRRLDRVDKGGGDFATTADVEAEARILGVIRAARPDDAVLGEEGGRRGAVDAARQWLVDPLCGTLNYAVGNMLVAVNVALLGGAAAVADPFSGEIFFTDGETAWVRRDGADDTPLRPSPASRLVDVNLDPPFPSAPGFRAVDLLGRPEFVERFRPRVVSTTLALTWVAAGKRAAYVTDGGGLSRSVHFAAGIALCRAAGCVVTGIDGAPIHETDRGLVVAADDETHGLLMSMMRSRR